From Porphyromonadaceae bacterium W3.11, one genomic window encodes:
- a CDS encoding methyltransferase domain-containing protein, whose product MTLDKAFVQKRFGQAVSSYDRAATPQTQIADVLVGRLSAIMFEQEHRPLHKVLEVGCGTGLFSQRMVALLGSDGIDYTFNDLSPEVEIELARKLKQLPYTFQAFDAEHAEWRGAAYDLIASSSCIQWWKRPLSFIDKAYNALNPQGLMVLSTFLPSNLKEIQSIQPYILPYPSEEELRETLETNGFSHYEMQKEQVTMSFSTLLELLRHLKETGTNALRRNDKVWTPSALLRLEGELREEQSLSQGAPLTLTYDAIIVTAVR is encoded by the coding sequence ATGACGCTAGATAAAGCATTTGTACAAAAGCGGTTTGGTCAAGCAGTCTCTAGCTATGACCGAGCGGCTACTCCACAGACTCAGATAGCAGATGTGCTAGTTGGTAGGCTCTCAGCCATTATGTTTGAGCAAGAGCATCGCCCACTCCATAAAGTATTAGAGGTTGGCTGTGGTACGGGACTCTTTTCTCAGAGGATGGTAGCTCTATTAGGTTCTGATGGTATAGATTACACATTCAATGACCTTTCACCCGAAGTAGAGATCGAGCTGGCACGGAAGCTCAAACAGTTACCCTACACCTTCCAAGCATTTGACGCAGAGCATGCAGAGTGGAGAGGAGCAGCATACGATTTAATCGCCTCCAGTAGCTGCATTCAGTGGTGGAAACGCCCTCTTTCATTCATAGACAAGGCATATAACGCTCTAAATCCACAAGGGTTAATGGTGCTAAGTACTTTCTTACCATCCAACCTGAAGGAAATACAGTCCATTCAACCCTATATCCTGCCTTATCCATCTGAGGAAGAACTGAGGGAAACGTTGGAGACGAACGGCTTTTCGCACTATGAAATGCAGAAAGAGCAAGTAACCATGTCCTTCAGTACCTTATTAGAGCTATTACGGCACCTTAAGGAGACTGGCACCAATGCCCTTAGGAGGAATGATAAAGTGTGGACCCCATCTGCACTTCTCAGATTAGAAGGGGAGTTAAGGGAGGAGCAAAGCCTATCTCAGGGTGCCCCCCTTACACTTACCTATGATGCAATAATCGTTACAGCAGTTAGATAA
- the bioD gene encoding dethiobiotin synthase has translation MKLRPLFTKQVYFVSGIDTDAGKTIATGWLSKHLLDEGVRVITQKLVQTGNVGMSEDIEKHRQIEGRALQAVDIDHTTHPLLFKKPCSPHMAAELEGTTVDLSQAEHSTEVLKDKYELILLEGAGGLMVPLNRELLSIDFIAKHKYPVILVATAKLGSINHTLLSLEALKSRNIEVTAVIYNEGVATDDEITEDTHHYLEDYITKHYPETQFLTLPPLC, from the coding sequence ATGAAACTACGTCCATTATTTACAAAGCAAGTTTACTTTGTCTCCGGTATTGATACCGATGCCGGTAAAACAATTGCCACAGGATGGCTCTCTAAGCACCTTTTAGATGAAGGTGTTAGAGTCATTACACAGAAACTAGTACAGACAGGGAATGTCGGGATGAGCGAAGATATCGAAAAGCATCGACAGATTGAGGGTAGAGCTCTTCAAGCTGTGGACATTGACCATACGACTCACCCACTACTATTCAAAAAACCTTGCTCGCCTCACATGGCAGCTGAGCTAGAGGGAACTACAGTGGATCTCTCACAGGCAGAGCACTCTACCGAGGTACTCAAAGACAAATACGAACTCATCTTATTGGAGGGTGCAGGCGGTCTGATGGTGCCGTTAAATAGAGAATTGCTTAGTATCGACTTTATAGCTAAGCATAAGTATCCTGTCATACTAGTAGCGACCGCCAAGCTAGGTAGCATTAACCACACACTCCTTAGCCTTGAGGCTCTGAAGAGCAGAAATATAGAGGTGACGGCCGTTATCTACAATGAGGGGGTAGCGACAGATGATGAAATCACTGAGGATACTCATCATTATCTTGAAGATTATATCACCAAGCACTACCCAGAGACCCAATTTCTCACACTTCCCCCTCTATGCTGA
- a CDS encoding helix-turn-helix domain-containing protein, with amino-acid sequence MAKSVLDRLQSITILRMLLDNIGKEVTSEQLINKIWGENSSISSTSSLYTAISSLRKALTPDRKIRLRTIRGIGYRLDVEV; translated from the coding sequence TTGGCTAAAAGCGTATTAGATCGCCTCCAGTCTATCACTATCCTTAGGATGCTCCTAGATAATATAGGAAAAGAAGTGACCTCAGAACAGTTGATAAATAAGATTTGGGGAGAAAACTCGTCCATCAGCTCTACCTCAAGCCTCTACACAGCCATATCGTCACTGCGTAAAGCCCTCACCCCCGATCGGAAGATCAGGCTTCGCACCATTCGTGGCATAGGCTATCGTCTGGATGTGGAGGTGTAG